A window of Desulfuromonas soudanensis genomic DNA:
GTCGAGAACGGCGGCCATGGCGCCGCCGTGGGAATGCCCCGGAGGCCCCTCGGTTTCCGGGCCGAACCAGATCCGCGCCCGCAGCTGCTGCTCGGCGTCCCGATAGTAGCGCACCCGGTAGCGGTTGCCATCCGGCTCCCCGGAAACAAAACGGAGCGAAGCCCCGACCAGCGCCGGCGCATCGAAAGCCACCCACCCCTCGTCACCGCTCAGATCGACCGGCCCACACACATCCACCAACACCTTTTTTTTCACCACCCTCACCTATCCTCCCCGGGTCGCCCCATCGGCGGCCGAACGTTTTAATGATTCCCTGCAAGCGGCGTTGATATTAGAGGGATTCCTTCCGGATTTCAACCCTTCGCTGGGACGGCCGCCAGGAACCGTTTCCCTGTTGCGAAGATTGGGAGCAGCACCCGGCAGGATTTAATGGGGAACGAAATGAAGAAGGGAGGGGTCGCCCCCTCCCTTCTTCCCTATGCTACAAGCGATATCGAACGCCTACATGAACTCGGCACGGCGGTTCTGCGCCCAGGCGCCCTCGCCCTGGCCAACGACGGCCGGCCGTTCTTCTCCATAGCTGATCGTGACGAGCCGTTCGCCGACGACACCGAGAGTCGTCAGGTATTTTTTAACGGCCTCGGAGCGCTTTTCGCCGAGGGCCAGGTTGTACTCATCCGAACCGCGCTCGTCGCAGTGCCCCTCGATGGTCAGCTTGACAGTCGGGTTCTGGAGCAGCCATTCGGCATTGCGCGCGAGAATTTCCCTGGACTGCGGCGTCAGGGAGAAGGAGTCGTATTCGAAAAAAATATTTTCCAGCTTTAAAACGGGTACCGCCGGCGCCGCCGGTTCTCCCATCGGCGCTTCGGCGACGAGGGACGTCTCGGCCGGAGGCAATTGCGTCGCCCCGGGAAGGGGTTTTTTGCTGCAGGCGCTGAGAGTAAGAAGAAGTACGAGGACAATCAGGAGCGAAAAACAGGTATTTTTCTTCATGGAATATCCCTTTACGGTTGATTTCGAGAGGCGACCGGCCCTTCCCTGACGGATGCATCCGGGTACCCTTGCGGCGGGGGGACGGCCGGCGGAGAGACCGTGGAGGTCCCGGTGGCAGCAGCCGGATTTGGAGAAAATCAGGCGACTCCTTCCGGAGGGATAAAGATGTCGAGGTAAACTTCGGGGAAGGTGACGCTGGGGAGGAGGCGGACGTCTTCGGTGATCAGGGGAAAGTAGTCGGCCAGCACCGGCGGATCGGTGAAAAACCCATCGGAGACGAAGCGCTTCACTTTAAAACTGGAGGTTTTGGCCTTGGTCACATCGGCGCTGATATGGGCGGTTTTGAAAATGACGTCCTGAATCGGTTGGACAAATGCCTCCTGACCGAGACTGCCGAGACGGGCGGTCAGCAGCGCCAGGATGAGGGCGAAAGCGAGGATTCGGGAGTTGGGAATCAAACGGCGCATGGGTCCTGACTGACGTTGGAAAGCAAGATGAAACGCAGAATAAGAGCATCCGGATTGCTTGTCAACATTATTAGCAACATACTGAATATACTGCAAAAATTGTCACAAAAAGGCGTCCTGCGCCGGCCCGACCAAAAAA
This region includes:
- the pal gene encoding peptidoglycan-associated lipoprotein Pal, yielding MKKNTCFSLLIVLVLLLTLSACSKKPLPGATQLPPAETSLVAEAPMGEPAAPAVPVLKLENIFFEYDSFSLTPQSREILARNAEWLLQNPTVKLTIEGHCDERGSDEYNLALGEKRSEAVKKYLTTLGVVGERLVTISYGEERPAVVGQGEGAWAQNRRAEFM
- a CDS encoding PaaI family thioesterase; translated protein: MVKKKVLVDVCGPVDLSGDEGWVAFDAPALVGASLRFVSGEPDGNRYRVRYYRDAEQQLRARIWFGPETEGPPGHSHGGAMAAVLDEVLGLAAWAAGHRVVVGNLNISFRNLLPLEEVVTVESTVISAAGRKVMVHGRICLGETVFAEAECLCITLPGK